A part of Oncorhynchus clarkii lewisi isolate Uvic-CL-2024 chromosome 17, UVic_Ocla_1.0, whole genome shotgun sequence genomic DNA contains:
- the LOC139369573 gene encoding uncharacterized protein produces MQQKQPATMHQQVWHPAQLPQQQKQLATEPQQQKEPASITQQPQQVLHPAQMLLKQLTAMPQQVWYPAKPQKQLAADPQEQIELTAMPQQPWYPAQKPQLQKQPATEPPQQKEPASITQQPQQVLHPAQMLLNQLTAMPQQVWHPAQMPQKQQTAEPQWHPAKFPQEQPVPMRHLQKELTAIPPLRQSAQIPQQHKQPAAKHQQLWQLAPIPQQPHDVWYPDKMVQKQQAAATRRQK; encoded by the coding sequence atgcagcagaagcaaccggccACCATGcaccagcaagtgtggcatccagctcaatTGCCCCAGCAGCAAAAGCAACTGGCTACTGAACCTCAGCAGCAGAAGGAACCGGCCTCCATAACCCAGCAACCTCAGCAAGTGTTgcatccagctcaaatgctgcTGAAGCAACTGACTGCcatgccccagcaagtgtggtaTCCAGCTAAGCCCCAGAAGCAACTGGCCGCTGATCCTCAAGAGCAGATTGAACTGACCGCCATGCCCCAGCAACCATGGTATCCAGCTCAAAAGCCCCAGCTGCAGAAGCAACCGGCTACTGAACCTCCGCAGCAGAAGGAACCGGCCTCCATAACCCAGCAACCTCAGCAAGTGTTgcatccagctcaaatgctgcTGAATCAACTGACTGCcatgccccagcaagtgtggcatccagctcaaatgccccaGAAGCAACAAACCGCTGAACCTCAGTGGCATCCAGCCAAATTTCCCCAGGAGCAACCAGTCCCTATGCGTCACCTGCAGAAGGAACTGACCGCCATTCCACCACTGAGGCAATCCGCTCAAATTCCCCAGCAGCATAAGCAACCGGCTGCCAAGCATCAGCAATTGTGGCAACTGGCCCCCATTCCCCAGCAGCCTCATGACGTGTGGTATCCAGATAAAATGGTCCAGAAGCAACAAGCAGCTGCAACTCGGCGGCAGAAGTAA